One window from the genome of Osmerus eperlanus chromosome 3, fOsmEpe2.1, whole genome shotgun sequence encodes:
- the LOC134016937 gene encoding matrix-remodeling-associated protein 5-like produces MGRCASIALAVLGLLLVLVTTVPAGQPCPRPCSCHPPSELHCTFRSLLSIPPGLPKHSRHINLGFNSISRIGIHSFSGLKRLELLMLHGNDIQEIPDATFRDLGTLQVLKLSYNKLSQISAQSFSGLSTVLRLHLDHNRLRFLHPRAMLQLPALRLLRLQGNQLHQLHPQAFCTLSLMHTYCLSTLRHLDISNNSLSGLPQDSLATAPLLETLGLQANPWSCDCSMAWLQPWSLKHPGVLKCPGGPQCPICESPNHLKGRGLIQQTDLPCTSPVISSPRRDLPREEDHSEIQPIEAWREQLGHTSLTLSDQQGNNVDLSCNVTDSAETPDVTPADLSSMPLSLSLSLSLDCPVERGSYERVWRLLAYYSETAVRLDREIMLSKPPRLAYRYKQAAEREGYYHTGVRASVTATPAWLMQPALSLQLDRAQSGSRTVKLVLSTSVSAQPAPVPSASVSSHKAHPWVLISTNHTPTALATVAGSKVELACPVLSSAEPNLQWVFPDGSHLSPTSYSSDGRVEVSSTGLILHRVKLSDAGLYHCVARVGKEVDVLPVRMAVEESSDPPPGEQGAPAVIGLAGESVSLPCKTSGSPAAEVSWVLPDGRVVKWAGVSEGSPSSQVFVLRDGSLSLPLPGRSNAGQYRCVAVNEHGVDALSTHLSLTQSQATPLRAFPRMSQLAARVSTRTPAPLEGEGSGYGDKEEMEEEERTPSINRERPRPAMPPQTRWRPPGPPHRRVPGGGQERRTGPPVEQRRNRLEGRRRVNMAKHKIDPQRWADILAKIRLRTAPNATQPTVGPDATREPTAQPISSQPGTGRKGESQTGSADTTEGSSIDDSILQEEGLQAVHTHRDTNKQSGTDTETDTRTETGKEMTTSTVTTKPIPSSNDISRLNGEQYVHTGRTRPQNPRQGTFTNSVPTRPRRPWDARRRLGPRRRITRPGAQPHPDLATPDLTTAGPQGGATTESTTRSSVLLPTTTYTKTPAPSPVPISPTIHPPASTSSPQTHTDRLTHSVNSADKIPVIPENTHLLKQAHTPTHTHTGKQSQRTKDVSQPYVYSPSLTVQPFHSEPTAVQGPTFLTPDNHEEVTAYEEQTSESSTEARTEPSTKPVIEHTTEGNTEPITESILELTSEPTIEPRTQLITATTTEPTTEPTTLLTTETAVHTVTASTSSTINYAPSTGITTTLSLTSTFLTTTTELKPIPIPREKPSPGLPDSREKPSPGLSDPREKPSPGLSDPREKPSPGLSDYREKPSPGQPDYREKTTPGLSDSIEKPSPGLSDPREKPSPGLPDSREKPSPGLSDPREKPSPGLSDPREKPSPGLSDSREKPSPGQPDYREKTTPGLSDSIEKPSPGLSDTREKPSPGLPDSREKPRPGQPDYREKPSPGLTDPREKPIPGLPDSREKPSPGQPDYREKPSPGLSDSREKPSPGLPDSREKPSPGLSDPREKPSPGLPDSREKPSPVLSDSREKSSPGLPDSREKPSPGLSDPREKPSPGLPESREKPSPGQPDSREKPSPGLSDPREKPSPGLPDSREKPSPGQPDSREKPSPGLSDPREKPSPGLSDPREKPSPGLSDSREKPSPGQPDYREKTTPGLSDSIEKPSPGLSDPREKPSPGLPDSREKSSPGLPDSREKPSPGLSDPREKPSPGLPDPREKPSPGLSDSREKSSPGLPDSREKPSPGLSDPREKPSPGLPDSREKSSPGLPDSREKPSPGLSDPREKPSPGLPDPREKPSPGLSDPREKPSPGLPDSREKPSPGQPDSREKPSPGLSDPREKPSPGLSDPREKPSPGLSDSREKPSPGQPDYREKTTPGLSDSIEKPSPGLSDPREKPSPGLPDSREKPSPGQPDYREKPSPGLTDLREKPIPGLPDSREKPSPGQPDYTEKPSPGLSDSRKKPSPGLSDPREKPSPGLPDSQEKPSPVLSDPREKPSPGLPDSREKPSPGLSDPREKPSPGLPDSREKPSPGQPDSREKPSPGLSYPREKPSPGLPDSREKPSPGLSDPREKPSPGLPDFREKPSPGLSDPREKPSPGLPDSREKPSPGLSYPREKPSPGLPDSREKPSPGLSDPREKPSPGLPDSQEKPSPGLSDSKEKTSHGLPDSREKSSPGLSDPREKPSPGLPDSREKPSPGQPDSREKPSPGLSDPREKPSPGLPDSREKPSPGQPDSRENPSSFLPDSRKRPHPELTDLIEKPSSGLPEPEEKSSPGLPNPREKPNPGLPDSREKPSPGLSDSRERPNPGLPHSREKTSPGPPNPIEKPNPGLPNPTEKPSPGLTEQDRQPPVWTNLGVNSIPDSHGSRPLVPFSPSLPVSPGLQPGSQPLLLRARPRIALPHVRTMSVPAESTALLPCLSAGEPTPVITWTKVSTGAVISVHSRAQRFEVLPNGTFIIRSVQLQDRGTYICSAQNTLGRDRMLLTLEVWTRPPRMQLANYREVTVHQGSEVELECQADGVPAPLLSWVLPNRSALTFNPGLNPSPSPRVYVQLNGTLRVSAVLPGDRGVYRCVGSNPAGTASTSVRLHVSSLPPVIQQASEEVTELPAGLPLYAHCSARGAPPPALRWRIPDGTLVRPSQFLRGNLFIFPNGTLFIRSLIFEDAGSYECTASNAVGGAKRTVRVDVTGGRITPAIPGKSSPLFPASPSNKTKIPIVSSSHHAPSIFNNTRFSPSSPLYPASPQSPSSPLSPSSPLNNTQVAPSSPHSPSSPQSPSSPLSPSHPRSPSPPLTNSRVSPPFPFSPSSPLSKAKIISTSPPSGRVTYGSSVMLHCSTSGSPQPTVIWRTPSRKLADINFSFDRRIQVFTNGSLSIQAVTEKDGGDYLCVARNKVGDDFRLLRVTVVTKPATIEYKQPSNQKVSYGEALKVDCQASGLPDPAVRWSLPDGTMVNSVLQGADRGGRTRRLVVFDNGTLFLSAVGMKEEGEYTCYAENQGGMDQMRVRVRVLPSPPSFPGQSSYEVINVRPGGAVTLRCGVKGEPSPTVTWLSPANRVITRGSWPERILVMSDGSLVIQGARGGDGGNYTCRASNAGGVNSRVVGLQVEVPYPTFTGPGRGDTQILMNGRGASRGGTGVSSRDGNSAGYGRVPESSAGYSRVGSGVVSGGVSGESGQAGDQSSRASVNRDSGMSARHKAVIGQTVLLPCPTQGSPFPRLTWLLPGNGVIPVPFYGSRMTVHRNGSLELRGVRGSDAGMLVCVVSSEGREERLQVHLEVSEAQETALHRVSGLPERPAPRALVTEKPVQRAPVLPESARPRGPVPKPVEREQPVVVSSRSASLVSIINGENLHLPCPPVPGFSLAPQVTLSWTLPSGVVLSRGQSGGSSRISVLEDGTLTVLQASVYDRGSYSCRSTNQNATSVLTVPVIVIAYPPRITSGPSPLTYTRPGVAVQLTCLAIATPRATITWETPDQSQLQVTGQARVYGNRYLSSQGALIIQNPSSRDTGFYRCTARNVIGTDTKATYLHVI; encoded by the exons ATGGGACGGTGTGCGAGTATTGCCCTGGCTGTGCTGGGTCTGCTGCTGGTGTTGGTGACAACGGTGCCTGCAGGACAGCCCTGCCCCAGACCCTGCTCCTGCCACCCGCCCTCAGAGCTCCACTGTACCTTTCGCTCTCTGCTCTCCATCCCCCCAGGCTTGCCCAAACACTCCCGCCACATCAACCTGGG GTTTAATAGCATCAGCAGGATTGGGATACATTCCTTCTCTGGGCTGAAGAGGCTGGAGCTGCTAATGCTCCATGGAAACGACATTCAGGAGATTCCAGACGCAACGTTCCGAGACCTGGGCACCCTGCAG GTCCTAAAGCTGAGCTACAACAAGTTAAGTCAGATCAGCGCCCAATCCTTCTCCGGGCTCTCCACTGTGCTCCGCCTTCACCTGGACCACAACCGCCTGCGGTTCCTCCACCCGCGAGCCATGCTGCAGCTCCCAGCTCTCCGCCTGCTTCGCCTGCAGGGCAACCAGTTGCACCAGCTCCACCCCCAGGCCTTCTGCACCctctctctgatgcacacctactgcctctccaccctccg ACATCTGGACATATCCAACAATAGCCTGAGTGGTCTCCCCCAGGACAGCCTGGCCACAGCGCCCCTTCTGGAGACTTTGGGACTGCAGGCCAACCCTTGGAGCTGTGACTGTAGCATGGCTTGGCTGCAACCCTGGAGCCTCAAACACCCAG GTGTGCTGAAATGCCCAGGAGGACCACAGTGTCCGATCTGTGAGTCACCCAATCACCTGAAAGGGCGTGGCCTCATCCAGCAGACTGACCTACCCTGCACTTCACCTGTAATCTCCTCCCCGCGTAGAGACCTTCCCCGTGAGGAAGACCACAGTGAGATTCAGCCAATTGAAGCATGGAGAGAACAACTAGGCCACACCTCTCTGACCTTGTCTGACCAACAAGGAAACAATGTCGACCTCAGCTGCAACGTGACTGATTCTGCAGAAACTCCTGACGTCACCCCTGCTGACCTTTCCTCTATgcccctctccttgtctctctccctgtccctggacTGCCCTGTGGAAAGGGGAAGCTATgagagggtgtggaggctgCTGGCCTACTACAGTGAGACAGCTGTCAGGCTGGACAGGGAGATCATGCTGAGCAAACCCCCCAGGTTGGCCTACCGCTACAAACaggctgcagagagggagggttacTACCACACTGGGGTCAGGGCCTCTGTCACAGCCACCCCCGCCTGGCTGATGCAGCCGGCCCTCAGCCTGCAGCTCGATAGAGCCCAGTCTGGTAGTCGCACGGTTAAACTTGTCCTCAGCACCAGCGTGTCAGCGCAACCCGCCCCTGTCCCGTCTGCCTCTGTTTCATCACACAAAGCTCACCCCTGGGTCCTCATCTCCACCAACCACACGCCCACAGCCCTGGCTACAGTGGCAGGCAGCAAAGTGGAGCTCGCCTGCCCCGTTCTCAGCTCGGCAGAACCCAACCTTCAGTGGGTGTTCCCAGATGgatcccatctctcccccacttCCTATAGCTCAGATGGTAGGGTCGAGGTGTCAAGCACCGGTTTGATCTTGCACAGAGTAAAACTTTCAGATGCCGGACTGTACCACTGTGTAGCCCGGGTAGGGAAGGAGGTGGATGTTCTACCTGTACGCATGGCAGTGGAGGAATCCTCTGACCCTCCCCCAGGAGAACAGGGAGCTCCTGCGGTGATAGGATTGGCTGGGGAGTCTGTTAGTCTGCCGTGTAAGACTTCTGGATCACCGGCAGCAGAAGTGAGTTGGGTGCTGCCTGACGGTCGAGTGGTGAAATGGGCCGGGGTCTCGGAAGGGTCCCCCTCTTCACAGGTATTTGTTTTGAGAGATGGGAGcttgtccctccccctccctggccgaAGCAATGCAGGTCAATATCGTTGTGTGGCAGTCAACGAGCATGGCGTTGACGCCCTCTCCACCCACCTGTCTCTAACCCAAAGCCAGGCCACACCACTGCGGGCATTTCCCCGGATGTCTCAACTGGCAGCTAGGGTGTCAACCAGGACACCAGCTCCTCTAGAGGGGGAAGGGTCTGGATATGGGGACAAGGAAGagatggaagaagaggagagaacccCCTCCATCAATAGGGAACGTCCCAGACCGGCTATGCCCCCTCAGACCAGATGGCGCCCCCCCGGTCCCCCACACAGGCGTGTTCCAggtggaggtcaggagaggagaacaggtcccccagtggagcagaggaggaacaggCTGGAAGGCAGGCGGAGGGTGAACATGGCCAAACATAAGATTGACCCGCAGAGATGGGCTGACATTCTGGCCAAGATACGCCTCAGAACTGCCCCTAATGCCACCCAGCCAACCGTGGGACCTGATGCCACCAGGGAACCTACTGCACAGCCAATTAGCAGTCAGCCAGGaacaggaaggaagggagagtcaCAAACGGGCTCAGCTGATACCACAGAGGGCTCCTCAATAGATGATTCCATTCTGCAGGAGGAAGGCTTACAGGCTGTTCAtacccacagagacacaaataaaCAGTctggcacagacacagagacagatacaAGAACAGAAACAGGAAAAGAAATGACCACCTCTACAGTGACCACCAAGCCCATTCCCAGTTCTAATGACATAAGTCGATTGAATGGAGAACAGTATGTCCATACAGGTAGAACCAGACCGCAGAATCCCAGGCAAGGAACATTCACCAATTCTGTTCCCACGCGGCCCAGAAGGCCTTGGGATGCCCGTAGAAGGCTGGGCCCAAGGAGACGCATAACCAGGCCTGGGGCACAACCTCACCCTGACCTTGCAACCCCTGACCTCACCACCGCTGGGCCACAGGGTGGAGCCACAACTGAATCAACCACTAGATCCTCTGTTCTGCTGCCTACCACCACATACACAaagacccctgccccctctccagtccccatctcccccacaaTCCATCCCCCTGCTTCTACCTCttcaccccagacacacacagacaggctgactCACTCAGTAAACTCTGCGGATAAAATCCCAGTCATTCCTGAAAATACACACTTGctcaaacaggcacacactcccacacacacacacacgggtaaaCAAAGTCAGCGGACAAAGGATGTTTCCCAACCCTATGTGTATTCCCCGTCTCTGACAGTCCAGCCCTTTCACAGTGAACCCACAGCAGTGCAGGGCCCCACTTTCCTCACGCCAGACAACCATGAGGAGGTTACAGCCTATGAAGAACAAACATCAGAATCATCCACAGAAGCCAGAACAGAACCTTCCACCAAGCCTGTTATAGAACATACAACTGAGGGGAACACAGAACCCATCACAGAATCCATTTTAGAACTGACCTCAGAGCCGACAATAGAACCCAGAACACAACTCATCACAGCAACTACCACAGAACCCACCACAGAACCGACTACCTTACTAACTACAGAAACTGCAGTTCATACTGTTACTGCTAGCACTTCTTCTACGATTAACTATGCACCTTCCACTGGAATTACTACTACACTTTCACTTACCTCTACATTTTTGACCACCACAACAGAACTGAAACCAATACCAATCCCCAGAGAGAAGCCCAGTCCTGGACTACCAGACTCTAGAGAGAAGCCCAGTCCTGGGTTATCAGACCCCAGAGAGAAACCCAGTCCTGGATTATCAGACCCCAGAGAGAAGCCCAGTCCTGGATTATCAGACTATAGAGAGAAACCCAGTCCTGGACAACCAGACTATAGAGAGAAGACCACTCCTGGATTATCAGACTCTATAGAGAAACCCAGTCCTGGATTATCAGACCCCAGAGAGAAGCCCAGTCCTGGACTACCAGACTCTAGAGAGAAGCCCAGTCCTGGGTTATCAGACCCCAGAGAGAAACCCAGTCCTGGATTATCAGACCCCAGAGAGAAGCCCAGTCCTGGATTATCAGACTCTAGAGAGAAACCCAGTCCTGGACAACCAGACTATAGAGAAAAGACCACTCCTGGATTATCAGACTCTATAGAGAAACCCAGTCCTGGATTATCAGACACCAGAGAGAAGCCCAGTCCTGGACTACCAGACTCTAGAGAGAAGCCCCGTCCTGGACAACCAGACTATAGAGAGAAGCCCAGTCCTGGACTAACAGACCCTAGAGAGAAGCCCATCCCTGGACTACCAGACTCTAGAGAGAAGCCCAGTCCTGGACAACCAGACTATAGAGAGAAACCCAGTCCTGGATTATCAGACTCCAGAGAGAAGCCCAGTCCTGGACTACCGGACTCTAGAGAGAAGCCCAGTCCTGGATTATCAGACCCCAGAGAGAAACCCAGTCCTGGACTACCGGACTCTAGAGAGAAGCCCAGTCCTGTATTATCAGACTCTAGAGAGAAGTCCAGTCCTGGACTACCAGACTCCAGAGAGAAACCCAGTCCTGGATTATCAGACCCCAGAGAGAAGCCCAGTCCTGGACTACCAGAATCTAGAGAGAAGCCCAGTCCTGGACAACCAGACTCCAGAGAGAAACCCAGTCCTGGATTATCAGACCCCAGAGAGAAACCCAGTCCTGGATTACCAGACTCTAGAGAGAAGCCCAGTCCTGGACAACCAGACTCTAGAGAGAAGCCCAGTCCTGGGTTATCAGACCCCAGAGAGAAACCCAGTCCTGGATTATCAGACCCCAGAGAGAAGCCCAGTCCTGGATTATCAGACTCTAGAGAGAAACCCAGTCCTGGACAACCAGACTATAGAGAGAAGACCACTCCTGGATTATCAGACTCTATAGAGAAACCCAGTCCTGGATTATCAGACCCCAGAGAGAAGCCCAGTCCTGGACTACCAGACTCTAGAGAGAAGTCCAGTCCTGGACTACCAGACTCCAGAGAGAAACCCAGTCCTGGATTATCAGACCCCAGAGAGAAGCCCAGTCCTGGACTACCAGACCCCAGAGAGAAACCCAGTCCTGGATTATCAGACTCTAGAGAGAAGTCCAGTCCTGGACTACCAGACTCCAGAGAGAAACCCAGTCCTGGATTATCAGACCCCAGAGAGAAGCCCAGTCCTGGACTACCAGACTCTAGAGAGAAGTCCAGTCCTGGACTACCAGACTCCAGAGAGAAACCCAGTCCTGGATTATCAGACCCCAGAGAGAAGCCCAGTCCTGGACTACCAGACCCCAGAGAGAAACCCAGTCCTGGATTATCAGACCCCAGAGAGAAACCCAGTCCTGGATTACCAGACTCTAGAGAGAAGCCCAGTCCTGGACAACCAGACTCTAGAGAGAAGCCCAGTCCTGGGTTATCAGACCCCAGAGAGAAACCCAGTCCTGGATTATCAGACCCCAGAGAGAAGCCCAGTCCTGGATTATCAGACTCTAGAGAGAAACCCAGTCCTGGACAACCAGACTATAGAGAGAAGACCACTCCTGGATTATCAGACTCTATAGAGAAACCCAGTCCTGGATTATCAGACCCCAGAGAGAAGCCCAGTCCTGGACTACCAGACTCTAGAGAGAAACCCAGTCCTGGACAACCAGACTATAGAGAGAAACCCAGTCCTGGACTAACAGACCTTAGAGAGAAGCCCATCCCTGGACTACCAGACTCTAGAGAGAAGCCCAGTCCTGGACAACCAGACTATACAGAGAAACCCAGTCCTGGATTATCAGACTCTAGAAAGAAACCCAGTCCTGGATTATCAGACCCCAGAGAGAAGCCCAGTCCTGGATTACCAGACTCCCAGGAGAAGCCCAGTCCTGTATTATCAGACCCCAGAGAGAAGCCCAGTCCTGGACTACCGGACTCTAGAGAGAAGCCCAGTCCTGGATTATCAGACCCCAGAGAGAAGCCCAGTCCTGGACTACCAGACTCTAGAGAGAAGCCCAGTCCTGGACAACCAGACTCCAGAGAGAAGCCCAGTCCTGGATTATCATACCCCAGAGAGAAACCCAGTCCTGGATTACCAGACTCTAGAGAGAAGCCCAGTCCTGGATTATCAGACCCCAGAGAGAAGCCCAGTCCTGGACTACCGGACTTTAGAGAGAAGCCCAGTCCTGGATTATCAGACCCCAGAGAGAAGCCCAGTCCTGGACTACCAGACTCTAGAGAGAAGCCCAGTCCTGGATTATCATACCCCAGAGAGAAACCCAGTCCTGGATTACCAGACTCTAGAGAGAAGCCCAGTCCTGGATTATCAGACCCCAGAGAGAAACCCAGTCCTGGATTACCAGACTCCCAGGAGAAGCCCAGTCCTGGATTATCCGACTCTAAAGAGAAGACCAGTCATGGACTACCAGACTCTAGAGAGAAATCCAGTCCTGGATTATCAGACCCCAGAGAGAAGCCCAGTCCTGGACTACCAGACTCTAGAGAGAAGCCCAGTCCTGGACAACCAGACTCCAGAGAGAAACCCAGTCCTGGATTATCAGACCCCAGAGAGAAACCCAGTCCTGGATTACCAGACTCTAGAGAGAAGCCCAGTCCTGGACAACCAGACTCTAGAGAGAACCCCAGTTCTTTTCTGCCAGACTCTAGAAAGAGGCCTCATCCTGAGTTAACAGACCTCATAGAGAAGCCCAGTTCAGGACTACCAGAACCAGAAGAGAAGTCCAGTCCTGGGCTACCAAACCCCAGAGAGAAGCCCAATCCTGGACTGCCAGACTCTAGAGAGAAGCCCAGTCCTGGATTATCAGACTCCAGAGAGAGGCCCAATCCTGGACTTCCACATTCTAGAGAGAAGACCAGTCCTGGGCCACCAAACCCCATAGAAAAGCCCAATCCTGGACTACCAAACCCAACAGAGAAACCCAGTCCTGGGTTAACAGAGCAGGACAGACAGCCCCCAGTCTGGACAAACCTGGGGGTGAACTCTATTCCTGACTCCCATGGCAGTCGACCACTagttcccttctccccctccctgccagtGTCCCCAGGCTTACAGCCAGGATCCCAGCCGCTGTTGCTGAGAGCCAGGCCCCGTATTGCTCTACCCCATGTCCGCACCATGTCTGTCCCAGCCGAAAGCACAGCTCTGTTGCCCTGTCTTTCTGCAGGAGAGCCAACTCCTGTAATCACATGGACCAAGGTTTcaacag gagcaGTGATATCCGTTCATTCCAGGGCCCAGCGTTTCGAGGTGCTGCCAAATGGAACTTTCATCATCCGAAGCGTGCAGTTGCAAGACAGGGGGACGTACATCTGCAGCGCACAGAATACACTGGGCCGGGACAGGATGCTGTTGACCCTGGAGGTGTGGACCCGCCCCCCACGCATGCAGCTTGCCAATTATCGCGAAGTAACAGTACACCAAGGAAGTGAAGTGGAGTTGGAGTGTCAGGCTGATGGAgtccccgcccctctcctctcctgggttCTACCTAACCGCTCTGCATTGACCTTTAACCCCGGCCTTAACCCTAGCCCCTCCCCACGGGTGTACGTGCAGCTTAACGGAACTCTGCGTGTCTCAGCAGTGTTGCCGGGTGACAGGGGAGTGTACCGCTGTGTAGGATCCAATCCAGCGGGAACAGCAAGCACGTCGGTGCGTCTGCACGTGTCATCGTTGCCACCTGTGATCCAGCAGGCCTCAGAAGAGGTGACGGAGCTGCCTGCTGGTCTGCCGCTCTACGCCCACTGCTCCGCAAGGGGAGCCCCGCCTCCTGCATTGCGTTGGCGAATCCCCGACGGTACGCTGGTGCGGCCCTCTCAGTTCCTCCGGGGGAACCTGTTCATCTTTCCCAATGGGACCCTGTTCATACGCAGCCTCATCTTTGAGGACGCGGGCAGCTATGAATGCACGGCCAGCAATGCTGTGGGAGGCGCCAAAAGAACAGTTAGGGTAGATGTGACTGGAGGGAGAATCACACCTGCAATCCCGGGCaagtcctcccccctctttcctgcCTCTCCCAGCAACAAGACCAAAATACCCattgtctcctcctcccatcatgCACCCTCAATTTTCAACAACACTAgattctccccctcctcacccctttaCCCTGCTTCCCCTcaatctccttcttctcctctctccccttcctcacccctcaacAACACCCAAGTTGCCCCCTCTTCGCCTCactcaccttcctctcctcagtctccctcatcccccctttctccctctcaccctcggtctccttctcctcccctaacCAATTCTAGAGTCTCCCCCCcattccccttctccccctcttcgcCCCTCAGTAAAGCAAAGATTATCTCCACCTCACCCCCTAGTGGTAGAGTCACATACGGCAGCTCTGTGATGCTTCACTGCTCCACCTCTGGCAGCCCACAGCCTACTGTCATCTGGAGAACCCCCAGCAGGAAACTAGCAGACATAAACTtcag TTTTGACCGGCGAATCCAAGTCTTCACTAACGGCAGTCTGTCGATCCAGGCGGTGACAGAGAAGGATGGGGGGGACTATTTATGTGTAGCACGCAACAAGGTGGGTGATGACTTCAGGTTGCTCAGAGTCACTGTGGTAACCAAACCAGCCACGATAGAGTACAAACAGCCGTCCAATCAGAAGGTCTCGTACGGCGAAGCCCTGAAGGTGGACTGTCAGGCGTCAGGTTTGCCAGACCCGGCCGTGAGGTGGAGCCTGCCAGACGGAACCATGGTGAACAGCGTGTTGCAGGGAGCGGACCGAGGTGGACGCACACGCAGGCTGGTGGTGTTTGACAACGGGACCCTGTTCCTGTCTGCGGTGGGGATGAAGGAAGAAGGGGAGTACACATGCTACGCTGAGAACCAGGGGGGTATGGACCagatgagggtgagggtgagagtcctgccctctccaccctcctttcCAGGTCAAAGCAGCTATGAGGTAATCAatgtgagacctggaggggcagTGACTCTGCGCTGTGGGGTCAAAGGGGAACCTTCCCCCACCGTCACATGGCTGTCCCCTGCCAATCGTGTGATCACACGAGGTTCTTGGCCAGAGCGTATTCTGGTGATGTCAGATGGGTCTCTGGTGAtccagggggccagggggggtgACGGAGGAAACTATACCTGCAGAGCCAGCAACGCAGGTGGGGTGAACAGCAGAGTGGTGGGACTACAGGTGGAGGTCCCCTACCCAACATTCACTGGCCCTGGGAGGGGAGACACCCAGATACTTATGAATGGACGAGGGGCAAGCAGGGGTGGTACTGGGGTTAGCAGTAGGGATGGCAACAGTGCAGGGTATGGGAGAGTACCTGAGAGTAGTGCAGGGTATAGCAGGGTGGGAAGTGGGGTAGTTAGTGGAGGGGTGAGTGGGGAGAGCGGTCAAGCTGGTGATCAAAGTAGTAGGGCTAGTGTCAATAGGGATTCTGGGATGTCAGCCAGACACAAAGCAGTGATTGGCCAGACTGTGCTCCTTCCCTGCCCCACCCAGGGTTCCCCTTTCCCCCGCCTCACCTGGCTACTTCCTGGTAACGGGGTCATTCCAGTGCCGTTTTATGGCAGCAGGATGACAGTGCACCGGAATGGCTCACTGGAGCTgcgtggggtgagggggagtgatgccggcatgctggtgtgtgtggtgagcagTGAAGGTAGGGAGGAGAGGTTGCAGGTCCACCTGGAGGTCTCAGAAGCTCAAGAGACAGCACTCCACAGAGTCTCAGGCCTTCCAGAGAGACCTGCACCAAGGGCCCTAGTTACAGAGAAACCTGTACAAAGGGCCCCAGTCTTACCAGAGTCAGCTCGTCCGAGAGGCCCAGTGCCAAAGCCAgtggagagggagcagcctgtaGTGGTCAGCAGCAGGTCAGCCTCTCTAGTGAGCATCATCAATGGGGAGAacctccacctgccctgcccccctgtcccTGGTTTCTCCCTGGCTCCCCAGGTAACCCTCTCTTGGACCCTGCCCAGTGGGGTGGTCCTGTCTCGGGGTCAGTCAGGTGGGTCAAGCCGGATCTCAGTCCTGGAAGACGGGACTCTGACAGTGCTGCAGGCGTCTGTGTACGACCGTGGATCCTACTCCTGCCGATCCACCAATCAGAATGCCACGTCTGTACTGACCGTGCCAGTCATCGTCATCGCCTACCCACCCCGCATCACCTCTGGACCATCCCCCCTGACCTACACCCGACCCGGTGTGGCCGTGCAGCTTACCTGCCTCGCCATAGCAACGCCCCGGGCAACCATCACCTGGGAGACGCCTGACCAGTCGCAGCTTCAGGTGACAGGTCAGGCCCGTGTCTATGGTAACCGGTACCTGAGCTCCCAGGGGGCCCTAATCATCCAGAACCCCAGCAGTCGGGACACTGGGTTCTACCGATGTACGGCGCGGAACGTCATAGGCACGGACACCAAGGCCACCTATCTGCACGTCATCTAA